Below is a window of Photobacterium atrarenae DNA.
AATAGCGCCGCAGAAATTAATCGAAAAGCAGTAAGCACAGGGACTCCTTGTTTACCGGGGCTGCCGGGCCTCTGGCTCCGCGTTGCGAGGTCATCGATATTCAGGAGGTCAGAGGAGTTGTATACAGATTAAAAAAACATACATCAATTAGATTCAAAGATAAATCATTCTGATTGCGCAACGCGCATAAATTTGGGCTTTTTTCGGACTTTCTTGATCCCGGGGCCGATGGGGCTGTGAAGTCACTCGCATTGATATTATGCGCAATAAAAAAAGATGGCGGATGTTGGCCATTAAAGCGATAAATAGAGCCGATGAATCGGTGAAATCGCTCGGCTCGAGTGAAAACACCGCCGTGTGATATCTTTTCTGTTGTGTGGTAGGTTGGGGCAAAGCATCGTTTTGCCTCTTTTTTTTACAGTTTGCGGATTTTGCGCTGCCGTTTGGGAAAAGGAGGCTGGTATGAATTCGCCACTTTGGTCGGGTTCTGGTCCTTTTTTAGGTAGTATTGTCAAAATTTGTCATCAGCGCTGGTCAAAAAAGTGCAATGGTTTACTCTAAGGGTCGATTTTGTATCGACTTTCAATTCAAGGTGGCAAGAACGCCTGAGTAGCTCTGACTGGCAATGATGAATCTGAACTTTCCCCGATATTGGATTGGCACCGGACTTGTGCTGATCGGCCTGACAGGATGCGCGACGCCTGCTGCAATTGACGACATGGCACCTGCGGACCCGGCGCAGGTGCAAACGCCATCCGAAAACCTGAAACCGTTTCAGCCCGTACCGATGCGGTATAATTCGAACCAGCCCTCATTTGATTTGGTCTACCAAACCTGGAAAGGCACGCCGTACCGTCTGGGGGGAAATAGCCGCCGGGGGATCGACTGCTCCGCGTTTGTTCAGATCGGTTATCAGGAAGTTTTTGACCGGATCTTGCCCAGAACGACCCTGGAACAAGCCCGGCAAGGACGCAAGGTGTCGCTGGGCCAGGCCCGAAAGGGCGATTTGGTTTTCTTTAAAACCGGGCGAACTCTCAGGCATGTCGGTATTTATTTAGGCAATCGTGAGTTTTTGCATGCATCGACGTCGCGGGGAGTTGTGATCTCCAGCCTGGATACGCCCTACTGGCGACGGGCATTCTGGCAGGCTCGGCGGATCGAATAGCGGCTCGTTGTTTCAATGGCAGCATGTCCTGCTGCCTTTACGCAATTCTGATGTTTGTTCTCTCGCAAAAACGGCTAACCCCTCCCATACTTTGGCTGTAGGAATCATTTCCTGGAGGTGAACATGGCCATGGCAATCACTGTAGGGCAATTCCTTAATAGCCATAATGTAGACTTTAGCCTTACAAAACATAGACATACAGATACATCTTTCAGCTCGGCGATCTCAGCACATGTCCCGACTTCTCAAGTCGCGAAAGCTGTGATGCTGAAAGACCAGGACGGTAAATACCTGATGGCAGTTGTTCCGTCAAACCGGCGTGTCATGATTGACAAGATCAGCCGGATGATGGGTCGACAGTTCTTCCTGATTGGTGAGCACGAACTACCGGAAATTTTCCAGGACTGCGAACCCGGTGCGATACCGTCATTAGGACAGGCATACAAAGTGGACATGCTGGTTGACGATCTGTTGCTGGAGCAGGATGAACTGTATATTGAATCCGGGGATCATGAAAACTTGATCCATCTGGATAACAAGCAGTTCCATAAAGTCATGCATGACATTCCGCATCAGAACATCAGCGGCTATCGGATGATGTTCTCCCAAGAGCATGAAGGCAGGCACTGGGAGTGGGAATAAACGCAGGACGTCGACCAAATCGCTAATGTCGGCTGTATCATGCCTTTGAGTCACACCCGCCGAATACTGGGTTTAATGCAGTATCGGCGGGTGTTTTGGTCTTAAGCGGACAGTTTATTCGTTCAACAGCAGCCGTAACCAGAGTCCGGGCGGGGTTGTGATTCCGGTCGTTGCGCTCTGGACTTGACCGTTTTTCAAGACCACGATGGTTGGGGTGGCGTTGATCCCCCAGGCTCTTCCCTGTTGGCCCTGATGATCGTTCACCACCCGAAAACTATAGTCATGGCTGTTCAGGTACGCCTTCAGCCGACGGCTCTCTCCGGAAGTCAGTGCAATGGAGACGACGGGGTAATGATCGCTTATCCAGTCGACGGTTGGCGTGACAAATCTACATGCACCGCACCAGGTTGCCCAGAAATAGATCAGTACGGGGTGGTCCTGGCTCATTGCGATTAAATCAACCAGTTCACCGTCAATGGTTTGCAGTGTGGTATTCGGCAGCATTGCTTCAGGCATATCCTGGGTACGCCAGAAATCCACAGCGCTGCTGATTGCTATCCACATCACCAGAATGATTGCGCCTTCTCTTAACCAGTGTTTCACGCCTTTGCGCCTGGGCGTTGCCGATGGTGTCGTCGGTTTGCTCATGAGGCCTCCGGGGAAAGCTGAGGGGAAGACGCAGCCTTGAGTGCTTCCAGTACTGCGTCGTGGGTTAAGATCACCGGCAGCGCGATCCCTTGCGGCGCGCCCGGCCCATAGACGATATTGAACGGGACCCCGAAGCGACCATAAGACTGCAGGTAGCCGGTGACATAGTCGGACGGGTGGGTCCAGTCACCACGCATGAGGACCACTTCCGGCTTGGCGAGTGCGCTATAGACCGGCTCCTGAAGCAGCACGCCGATTTTATTGGCTTTACAGGTGATGCACCAGTCTGCGGTAACATCGACCACGACCACTTTGCCCTGGTTCACGAGTTGTGCGATCTCATTGGTGTCTAGCGGTTGCCAGGTATGATCGGCAGGCAGCGGAGTGGACCACTGATCGGCGGTCACACTGCCAATCAGTAGCCCGCCGGCTGAGCCAAAAATCAGCATGGCGAGTACGATGAGTACCGGTTTTCGGCCTTTCTGGCGGCCAAGTTGCCACAGCATTAGCGTCAGCAGCAGGGCGGCAATGACGACAACAAGCCCGGTGGCCAGGAAGTTCGTCATCAGGCTGAGTAACCACAGGCTGGTTGCCAGCAGCATCAGGCCAAACAGGGCTTTGATCCGGTTCATCCACAGGCCGGGCTTGGGCATCAGCCGGGCCAGGGCAGGGAAGGCGGCGACCAGGAGCCAAGGGGCGGCCATGCCGATTGCCAGGGCGGTAAATATGACAAATAAGGTCAGCAGGTCGGCACCCAGGGCAACTGCCACCGCGGTGCCCAGGAACGGCGCGCTACACGGGGTGGCGAGCAGGGTGGCGAACATGCCCTGGATAAAATGGCCGAAATGGGAGTGATCGCCGCGGGTGGCAAGCCAGGTGCTGGTATTGCCGGGCAGGCGAATTTCGAACAGGCCAAGCATATTGGCGGCAAATAAACCGGTGATAAGCACCATGACGCCGATAAAATACGGGCTTTGGAACTGAACCCCCCAACCGAGCGCCTGGCCGGAGAGCTTCAGTGCAGACAGGAATCCGGCCAGGAGCCAGAAAGAGACCAGGATCCCCGCGGCAGAAGCCAGGAACTGGGTCCGGACGTGGCGCTGTTCGGAATGATCGCGGGTCATGACCGTACTGAGTTTGAGTCCCAGCACCGGCAGCACGCAGGGCATCACATTGAGGATCAGGCCGCCGAGCAGGGCGATCAGCAGGATTTCAGCCAGGTTGTGATCCGTTGAGGCGAAGCCTGGCATGCTCACCGGGGTATCTGTCACTGCCGCTTCAACTTCCACTGCGATATTGGTATCGCTCAGGGTAACATTGACGGACTCTCCCAGCAGTGCCGGGACGCCAAACCAGCTTTTGACCGGAATCCGGGCTACCATCTGTTGGCCGTCGATGGTGATCTCCGGGGCCAGAAATGCAGCATCTTTCACGGCCTGGGTCTGGCCGTCGATAAAGACATCCGGCTGCTGCCAGCCCATGGTGTTGGTGGCGGCCAGGGTGAGTACCTGCGTTTGTTCATCCCAGGAAACCTGCTCTAGCGAAACGGCCGGAGAAGCTTGCGGAACCAGGCTAAGCCCCTGATTGTACAGGTGCATCGCATCCTGTGAGAGCGTCAGTTTGGCGGGCGTGAAATCAAGTGTCAGTTCGTAATCCGTGAGTACGCAGATGTTGGTACAGGACGACATGGTCAGCTGGCCGGATAAAAAGACTGGCTGGCTCATGTCCTCGATATGCAGCGTAAGCGGAAAAACGATGTGATCCTTATACCCCAGTGTTTCGACGCCAAGAAACTCGTATCGTTTGGGGATCGGCCATTGCCAGTCGACGGATGCCAGGTTATTTGACAGCGACCAATCGACACTCGGGGCGACACCACTTTCACCCGGGCTGCGCCAGTAGGTTTTCCAGTCGGTGTCGAGTTGGACTTCAAGCAGGGCTTTGACGGTTTTGGCTTGCGGATCTTGCTGGCCGGTGAGCATGAAGCGAACTTCCACCGGCGGATGTTGTGGGTTGGTCAGCCAGCCGGTGCTCAGATCGGCGGCAAAAGCGGCAGGTGCCGCCGCGAGGCTGACGCTAAAGAGTGCCAGCATAGCCAGTAGCGTCGATGTAAAGCGCTGCCGGCAGGATTGAAACATTGTCATGAGTTGTACTCCAAATAATTAAATCAACGTAGGCCGCGATGCAGCAGGAAACGTTTGATGTCATTCCCGGAATACACAAAAGGTTAAGTGGCGACGCCGGGGCGGCGGGATCGGCTCGGTGAGCAAGGGAACCCGATAGGGTGTCCCGATCAGCTGCGGCAGCAAAAGCAGCAGGGTCACGGCGTAAAGCAGGGCATGACCCAGAGACTGCTGATGGAGCTGGAGTAAGTGATCGGTCAGATCGCAGGACTTCTCAACGTCTGTTGTTTGCTTGTGCTGCGTGGGGGAGTGTTGCGGCGCCATCGCGTGCGATGTGCCGATTTCGGCTGTTTGCACGGCGGCGGCTACTTTAAAAGGACAGCCAAGGATCAACCCGGCACGCTGGCCGGAGCAAAGAAAAACGACCAGCATGACCAGCAGCAGTGACACTTGGGCACAGCGATGTCTTGTCGGCAGTTGATGCATTATGACTCCTGAGGTTGACCAGAACGTCGGTTATAGACCACGGCGGCGCGTATTGGTTTCATTCTGGCGGGATTGTCGTTGTTTTTCGCGCAGGCTGCAAGGGGGAGTTTCAGCACGCGAAGATGCCGATGAGCCGAGGATGAAGCCCGTGGTGCCGGAGTCGGCACCACGAAGATTGCGGAGGTTGTTACTTAATGCAGTGCAGCAGGAAGTCGATGATTGGGTCGCTTTGTGCCGGTTGCGTCAGCG
It encodes the following:
- a CDS encoding protein disulfide oxidoreductase; translation: MSKPTTPSATPRRKGVKHWLREGAIILVMWIAISSAVDFWRTQDMPEAMLPNTTLQTIDGELVDLIAMSQDHPVLIYFWATWCGACRFVTPTVDWISDHYPVVSIALTSGESRRLKAYLNSHDYSFRVVNDHQGQQGRAWGINATPTIVVLKNGQVQSATTGITTPPGLWLRLLLNE
- a CDS encoding aminoacyl-tRNA deacylase translates to MAITVGQFLNSHNVDFSLTKHRHTDTSFSSAISAHVPTSQVAKAVMLKDQDGKYLMAVVPSNRRVMIDKISRMMGRQFFLIGEHELPEIFQDCEPGAIPSLGQAYKVDMLVDDLLLEQDELYIESGDHENLIHLDNKQFHKVMHDIPHQNISGYRMMFSQEHEGRHWEWE
- a CDS encoding NlpC/P60 family protein — its product is MMNLNFPRYWIGTGLVLIGLTGCATPAAIDDMAPADPAQVQTPSENLKPFQPVPMRYNSNQPSFDLVYQTWKGTPYRLGGNSRRGIDCSAFVQIGYQEVFDRILPRTTLEQARQGRKVSLGQARKGDLVFFKTGRTLRHVGIYLGNREFLHASTSRGVVISSLDTPYWRRAFWQARRIE
- a CDS encoding protein-disulfide reductase DsbD family protein, giving the protein MTMFQSCRQRFTSTLLAMLALFSVSLAAAPAAFAADLSTGWLTNPQHPPVEVRFMLTGQQDPQAKTVKALLEVQLDTDWKTYWRSPGESGVAPSVDWSLSNNLASVDWQWPIPKRYEFLGVETLGYKDHIVFPLTLHIEDMSQPVFLSGQLTMSSCTNICVLTDYELTLDFTPAKLTLSQDAMHLYNQGLSLVPQASPAVSLEQVSWDEQTQVLTLAATNTMGWQQPDVFIDGQTQAVKDAAFLAPEITIDGQQMVARIPVKSWFGVPALLGESVNVTLSDTNIAVEVEAAVTDTPVSMPGFASTDHNLAEILLIALLGGLILNVMPCVLPVLGLKLSTVMTRDHSEQRHVRTQFLASAAGILVSFWLLAGFLSALKLSGQALGWGVQFQSPYFIGVMVLITGLFAANMLGLFEIRLPGNTSTWLATRGDHSHFGHFIQGMFATLLATPCSAPFLGTAVAVALGADLLTLFVIFTALAIGMAAPWLLVAAFPALARLMPKPGLWMNRIKALFGLMLLATSLWLLSLMTNFLATGLVVVIAALLLTLMLWQLGRQKGRKPVLIVLAMLIFGSAGGLLIGSVTADQWSTPLPADHTWQPLDTNEIAQLVNQGKVVVVDVTADWCITCKANKIGVLLQEPVYSALAKPEVVLMRGDWTHPSDYVTGYLQSYGRFGVPFNIVYGPGAPQGIALPVILTHDAVLEALKAASSPQLSPEAS